A stretch of the Nakamurella alba genome encodes the following:
- the dnaE gene encoding DNA polymerase III subunit alpha, with protein sequence MLDGAARLGGLFERAAEMGMPALAMTDHGNVFGAFDFYRQAKSAGINPIIGMEAYVTPGTSRFERRPVRWADGGEDDVSGAGAYTHMTLLAESTEGMHNLFRLASRASLEGYYYKPRADRELLQQYSKGMIATTGCPSGEVQTWLRIGDYAKARASAAEFRDIFGAENYFLELMDHGLGIETRVHEGLLRLGRDLGLPMIATNDLHYVDEADADAHEALLCVQSGKTLDDPNRFKFDARDFYLKTPKQMRDLWQGKYELREACDNTLLIAERCSVTFDEGASYMPRFPVPEGEDETSWFVKEVERGLVARFPDGIPPEVRKQADFEVGVITQMRFPGYFLVVADFINWSKNNGIRVGPGRGSGAGSMVAYAMRITDLNPLQHGLIFERFLNPERVSMPDFDVDFDERRRGDVIRYVTEKYGDDRVAQIVTYGTIKAKQAVKDSARVLGMPFSVGDRITKVMPPPVMGKDVPLSKIFDPSHNRYNEGGEFRALVESDVEVRRVVDMAKGLEGLKRQWGVHAAGVIMSSHPLLDLIPIMKREQDGAIITQFDYPTCEGLGLIKMDFLGLRNLTVLDDALINIKANRGETVVLEDLELDDKKTFDLLAKGDTLGVFQLDGGPMRALLRSMRPDNFEDISAVGALYRPGPMGANSHNEYADRKNKRKPVIPIHPELEEPLAEILGDTFGLIVYQEQVMAIAQKVAGYSLGQADLLRRAMGKKKKSELDKQFEAFSAGMAERGYSGAAVKTLWDILLPFSDYAFNKAHSAAYGLVSYWTAYLKANYPSEYMAALLTSVGDDKDKSAIYLAECRSMGITVLPPDVNASEKNFAPVGTDIRFGLSAIRNVGTGVVASIIACRKDKGAYTNFSDYLSKVDAVACNKKVIESLIKAGAFDSLNHPRKGLLMRHVEAVDSVLALKRAEAEGQFDLFGELSTEDSADSSLHIEIPDTEWDTKLRLGFEREMLGLYVSGHPLSGVEHVLASQSDASLPDILDGTIPDRATVTVGGILTGLQRRLTKKGDPWASATLEDLAGGVEVAFFPKVYSEFALSLAEDAVVLVKARVSRSDDRLSLHAQSVTVPDLTVSTNRGPMQVTMNAARCTPPVVDRLRDVLQAHPGTTAVHLRLLSGGRTTTLRLDDGLRVTPTSALMGDLKALLGADCLA encoded by the coding sequence ATGCTGGACGGGGCCGCCCGGCTGGGCGGGCTGTTCGAGCGGGCCGCCGAGATGGGCATGCCGGCCCTGGCAATGACCGACCACGGCAACGTCTTCGGCGCGTTCGACTTCTACCGCCAGGCGAAGTCGGCCGGGATCAACCCGATCATCGGCATGGAGGCGTACGTGACGCCGGGGACGTCCCGGTTCGAGCGCCGCCCGGTGCGGTGGGCGGACGGCGGCGAGGACGACGTGTCCGGCGCCGGCGCCTACACCCACATGACGCTGCTCGCCGAGAGCACCGAGGGCATGCACAACCTGTTCCGGCTGGCCTCCCGGGCCTCGCTGGAGGGCTACTACTACAAGCCGCGCGCCGACCGTGAGCTGCTGCAGCAGTACTCGAAGGGCATGATCGCCACCACCGGGTGCCCGTCCGGCGAGGTCCAGACCTGGCTCCGCATCGGCGATTACGCGAAGGCCAGGGCCAGTGCCGCCGAGTTCCGGGACATCTTCGGCGCGGAGAACTACTTCCTCGAGCTGATGGACCACGGCCTGGGCATCGAGACCCGGGTGCACGAGGGCCTGCTGCGCCTCGGCCGCGACCTCGGCCTGCCGATGATCGCCACGAACGACCTGCACTACGTGGACGAGGCCGACGCCGACGCGCACGAGGCGCTGCTCTGCGTGCAGTCCGGCAAGACCCTGGACGACCCGAACCGCTTCAAGTTCGACGCCCGGGACTTCTACCTCAAGACGCCGAAGCAGATGCGCGACCTGTGGCAGGGCAAGTACGAGCTGCGCGAGGCCTGTGACAACACGCTGCTGATCGCCGAGCGCTGCTCGGTGACCTTCGACGAGGGCGCGTCGTACATGCCGCGGTTCCCCGTCCCGGAGGGCGAGGACGAGACCTCCTGGTTCGTCAAGGAGGTCGAGCGCGGCCTGGTCGCCCGGTTCCCCGACGGGATCCCGCCGGAGGTGCGCAAGCAGGCCGACTTCGAGGTCGGTGTCATCACCCAGATGCGGTTCCCCGGCTACTTCCTCGTGGTCGCCGACTTCATCAACTGGTCGAAGAACAACGGCATCCGGGTCGGCCCGGGGCGTGGGTCGGGTGCCGGGTCGATGGTGGCCTACGCCATGCGGATCACCGACCTGAACCCGCTGCAGCACGGCCTGATCTTCGAGCGGTTCCTCAACCCCGAGCGCGTCTCCATGCCCGACTTCGACGTCGACTTCGACGAGCGCCGGCGCGGCGACGTCATCCGGTACGTCACCGAGAAGTACGGCGACGACCGGGTCGCGCAGATCGTCACCTACGGCACCATCAAGGCCAAGCAGGCGGTCAAGGACTCGGCGCGCGTGCTGGGCATGCCGTTCTCCGTCGGCGACCGCATCACGAAGGTCATGCCGCCCCCGGTGATGGGCAAGGACGTGCCGCTGTCGAAGATCTTCGACCCGTCGCACAACCGGTACAACGAGGGCGGCGAGTTCCGTGCGCTGGTCGAGTCCGACGTCGAGGTGCGCCGGGTCGTCGACATGGCGAAGGGTCTGGAGGGACTGAAGCGGCAGTGGGGCGTGCACGCCGCCGGCGTGATCATGTCCTCGCACCCGCTGCTCGACCTCATCCCGATCATGAAGCGGGAGCAGGACGGCGCGATCATCACGCAGTTCGACTACCCGACCTGCGAGGGCCTCGGCCTGATCAAGATGGACTTCCTCGGGCTCCGCAACCTCACGGTGCTCGACGACGCCCTGATCAACATCAAGGCCAACCGTGGCGAGACGGTGGTCCTGGAGGATCTCGAGCTCGACGACAAGAAGACCTTCGACCTGCTGGCCAAGGGCGACACCCTGGGTGTCTTCCAGCTGGACGGCGGGCCCATGCGGGCGCTGCTGCGGTCGATGCGACCGGACAACTTCGAGGACATCTCCGCGGTCGGCGCGCTGTACCGGCCGGGCCCGATGGGCGCCAACTCGCACAACGAGTACGCCGACCGGAAGAACAAGCGCAAGCCGGTCATCCCGATCCACCCGGAGCTGGAAGAGCCGCTGGCCGAGATCCTCGGCGACACCTTCGGTCTCATCGTGTACCAGGAGCAGGTCATGGCCATCGCGCAGAAGGTCGCCGGGTACTCGCTCGGCCAGGCCGACCTGCTGCGCCGCGCCATGGGCAAGAAGAAGAAGTCCGAGCTGGACAAGCAGTTCGAGGCGTTCTCCGCCGGCATGGCCGAGCGCGGCTACTCGGGTGCCGCGGTGAAGACCCTCTGGGACATCCTGCTGCCGTTCTCCGACTACGCCTTCAACAAGGCGCACTCGGCGGCCTACGGGCTCGTCTCGTACTGGACCGCCTACCTCAAGGCCAACTACCCGTCGGAGTACATGGCCGCGCTGCTCACCAGCGTCGGCGACGACAAGGACAAGTCCGCGATCTACCTCGCCGAGTGCCGCAGCATGGGGATCACCGTGCTGCCACCGGATGTCAACGCCTCGGAGAAGAACTTCGCCCCGGTCGGCACCGACATCCGGTTCGGGCTGTCCGCCATCCGGAACGTCGGTACCGGGGTGGTGGCGTCGATCATCGCCTGCCGCAAGGACAAGGGCGCCTACACCAACTTCTCCGACTACCTCAGCAAGGTCGATGCGGTCGCCTGCAACAAGAAGGTGATCGAGTCCCTGATCAAGGCAGGGGCTTTCGACTCGCTGAACCACCCGCGCAAGGGCCTGCTGATGCGGCACGTCGAGGCCGTCGACTCGGTGCTGGCGCTCAAGCGGGCCGAGGCCGAGGGGCAGTTCGACCTGTTCGGCGAGCTGAGCACGGAGGACTCCGCCGACTCGTCGCTGCACATCGAGATCCCGGACACCGAGTGGGACACCAAGCTGCGCCTCGGATTCGAGCGGGAGATGCTCGGGCTGTACGTGTCCGGACACCCCCTGTCCGGGGTCGAGCATGTGCTGGCCTCGCAGTCGGACGCCTCGCTGCCGGACATCCTGGACGGCACCATCCCGGACCGGGCCACGGTGACCGTCGGCGGCATCCTCACCGGTCTGCAGCGGCGGCTGACCAAGAAGGGCGATCCCTGGGCGTCGGCGACGCTGGAGGACCTGGCCGGCGGGGTGGAGGTCGCCTTCTTCCCGAAGGTCTACTCCGAGTTCGCGTTGTCGCTGG